Within the Chryseobacterium geocarposphaerae genome, the region TGTTCCGATAGTATAAGCGATACATCCGAATCCATAGATGAATAGAACCAAGGCTGCATATAATGAGATCCACCATAATTTACCTGCTCTTTCTTCGATAGGTCGTGCAATATCTTCTGTGATATCGTGATAAGTTTTGTGACCAATAATTAGAGGTTCCCTTATCGGAGCTTCGTAATGTCCTGACATTTTTTACCTATTTATTATTTAAACTTTATTTTTCTACTCTGTTTCTTACTTTAGTGTGATAGAACACATTTGGTTTTGTTCCGATCTCTTCAAGTAAATAATATCTTCTGTTGCTAGAGTACAATTCTCTTACTTCAGATTCTTTGTCATTCATGTCTCCAAACGTCATTGCTCCTGTAGAACAAGCCTTAGAACAAGCTGTTTGGAATTCTCCAGCTTTCACTTTTCTTCCTTCTTTCTTCGCTTCAAGAATAGTTGCCTGAGTCATTTGGATACACATAGAGCATTTCTCCATTACCCCTCTCGTTCTTACAACTACATCTGGATTTAATACCATTCTTCCTAAATCGTTGTTCATGTTGAAATCGAACTTGTCGTTTAGGTTGTATGTAAACCAGTTGAAACGTCTTACTTTATATGGACAGTTGTTCGCACAATATCTTGTACCAATACATCTGTTATATGCCATATGATTTTGACCTTGCTTACCGTGTGAAGTAGCCGCAACCGGACATACAGTTTCACATGGAGCGTGGTTACAGTGCTGACACATTACCGGTTGGAAAATTACATCCGGATTTTCAGCAGGATGGTTTAGGGCACCTCCTTCTTTGTTGAATGCAGTTCCATATAATTCAGGAACAGCCAATCCATCTTTTAATCCTTCATAAACTTCCACTTTTTGTTTAGCAGAATAGTAACGATCAATTCTTAACCAGTACATATCTCTAGACATTCTGATCTCATCTTTTCCTACAACAGGAACGTTGTTCTCAGCCTGACAAGCAATAATACATGCTCCACAACCTGTACAAGAATTCAAGTCGATTGATAAGTTAAAGTGAGGTCCGTCTGTATCATCGAAAGCATCCCAAAGATCAATTTTTCTTGCAGGAAGTGCTCCACTGATGGTATGATATTCCAATGGTTTATTCCATCCATTGTGTTCATCATCAAATGCTACGTTTAAGTAATCAGCCAAAGGAACTTCTTTAGCAATTTCATAACGTCCCATTAATGTATTTTGAAGCTGAATACCTGCAAATTCGTGATCTTCTCCTGTTTTTTCAATCTTAGCGTTAGAAACAACTAAGTTAGAACCGTCAAATAAAGGATAAGCGTTTACACCTGTTTCAGCAGTAGCTCCCGAGTTTTTCTTTCCATAACCCAATGCAAGACCTACAGATCCGTCAGCTTGTCCCGGTTGGATGAATACAGGAACGTCTTTTATTGTTACTCCATTTACAGTAAGGTTTACGATAGAACCATCTAACTGCATTCTCGCGTTAAGATCGTTATCAATACCTAATCTTTCTGCATCTTTCGGAGAAATTGTCAAGTAGTTATCCCAAGACATTCTTGTCAGTGGATCCGGTAATTCTTGCAACCAAGGGTTGTTTGCCTGAGTACCATCTCCCATAGAAGTCTTAGTATACAATACCAATTCTAAATCAGAAGCTTTGAAACCATTCAATTCAGCAACGGCCTGAGCAGCGTTTCCTCCTGCATAAGACAAGGTCGTAGCATTTGGAGATACGTTGATCCCATTATATAAAGCTTTGTTGAAAGAAGTTCCTCCTAAAATAGAAGAAGCATTCGCTTTTAAATAATCATAATAATTATTAGCAGCATTGTTTTTACCATTTTTCCAAACCAATAAAGACTCTTCAATCTGTCTTGATTTGTAAATTTTCTGGATTGTTGGCTGCATTAATGAATATACACCTGTCTGAGGCTCTATATCTCCCCAAGACTCTAACCAGTTAGCAACTGGAATAACAGCCTTAGCTGCTTTGTACATTTCATTTTTCTTATCAGCAACTGCGATTACATAAGGAACTTTAGTTAAAGATTTTTTGAAATCTTCTCCTTTATGATAAGAATAAATCGGGTCAACATTGTTAGCGATCAATACACCAACCTGCCCAGCGTTTACCCATCCAAGGAATTCCTGGAATCTTGCTTTATCAAAATCTTTTAGGAAGTTCGCTTTACCTGTGAAAGCAACTGAACCTAATTTTTGGTTAATTAAGTGAGCTAAAACCTGAGCACCTTTAGAACCATCAGCAAAAACAACAGCTTTACTGCCTTTTGCCTGTAATTCTTTAGCGATTTCGTTAGCCGTTTTATCTGATGAACCACCACCAACGATTGCATTGTAAACTTCAACCAAAGTTTTGTTCACTGCGCTTGGCTTTAATCTGATTCTTTCGTCAGCATTAGCACCCGTTAAAGACATGTTAGATTCTACCTGAATGTGTCTTAACATGTTTGGTCCCGGCTTTCTTGCTGCTGCGTAAGAAGTTTCTAAGCTTCCTGCATTATAATCTCCTAAGAAATCAGCGTGGAAACCAACTACCAATTCAGTTCCTTTAAGATCGTAAACAGGTAATGCTCTTGTTCCGAATACTTCCTGAGCTGCGTCTAATGCTGCAGCATAAGGGAAAGCATCATAAGTTACCAATTCTGCTGTAGGATATTTTGCTTTGAATTCAGCAAATAATTTTTTGAAAGTAGGGGATGCAAAAGAATGTGACAATAACACAATTCTTTTACCTGCAGCTTTCGCTTCTTCCAACCCTTTAATTACAAAACTGTCTACTTTATCGAAAGTCTCGTCTTTTCCTTCAAATTTAGGTTGCTTTACTTTATCATTATCATAAAGAGAAAGTACACTCGCCTGAGCTCTTGCATTTGTTTTTCCTAAATCGCCAGCAGCTGGATTCGGCTCAATTTTGATAGGTCTTCCTTCTCTGGTTTTTACTAAAACACTAGCAAAGTCAAAACCGTCGAAATATGTTGAAGCGTAATAATTTGGAACCCCCGGAATAATATCATGTGGTTTTACCACGTAAGGAATCGTTTTAATTACCGGAGCTTCACAGGCAGCCAATGTTACCGCTGCTGTAGAGAAACCTAATAATTTTAAGAAATCTCTTCTTGAAGTACTGGAACCGTTCTGTTCCGCATCTCCAAGGAAATCTTCTACAGGAATTTCTTCCTGGAACTCTTTCTGAGCCAGCTTATTGTTTAAAGCCGGATCTTTAAGTTCGTGAATACTTCTAAATTGTATTTTGTTTGAAGCCATTTATACTTCTAATTTTTAGTTATTAATAATGACATTTACCACACTCAAGACCTCCAATTGCATCTACAGTAATCTTACCACCGTCTTTAGGGTATTGTTTTTTCAATTTGTCATGTAGATTTTTGAAGTATTCTTTATTATAACCGTTGTTCATATCAACCTCAGTAGTTCTGTGACACTCGATACACCATCCCATAGTGAAATCGTTAGCCATCTGAACAACATTCATTGTATCAATCTTACCGTGACAAG harbors:
- a CDS encoding TAT-variant-translocated molybdopterin oxidoreductase, with product MASNKIQFRSIHELKDPALNNKLAQKEFQEEIPVEDFLGDAEQNGSSTSRRDFLKLLGFSTAAVTLAACEAPVIKTIPYVVKPHDIIPGVPNYYASTYFDGFDFASVLVKTREGRPIKIEPNPAAGDLGKTNARAQASVLSLYDNDKVKQPKFEGKDETFDKVDSFVIKGLEEAKAAGKRIVLLSHSFASPTFKKLFAEFKAKYPTAELVTYDAFPYAAALDAAQEVFGTRALPVYDLKGTELVVGFHADFLGDYNAGSLETSYAAARKPGPNMLRHIQVESNMSLTGANADERIRLKPSAVNKTLVEVYNAIVGGGSSDKTANEIAKELQAKGSKAVVFADGSKGAQVLAHLINQKLGSVAFTGKANFLKDFDKARFQEFLGWVNAGQVGVLIANNVDPIYSYHKGEDFKKSLTKVPYVIAVADKKNEMYKAAKAVIPVANWLESWGDIEPQTGVYSLMQPTIQKIYKSRQIEESLLVWKNGKNNAANNYYDYLKANASSILGGTSFNKALYNGINVSPNATTLSYAGGNAAQAVAELNGFKASDLELVLYTKTSMGDGTQANNPWLQELPDPLTRMSWDNYLTISPKDAERLGIDNDLNARMQLDGSIVNLTVNGVTIKDVPVFIQPGQADGSVGLALGYGKKNSGATAETGVNAYPLFDGSNLVVSNAKIEKTGEDHEFAGIQLQNTLMGRYEIAKEVPLADYLNVAFDDEHNGWNKPLEYHTISGALPARKIDLWDAFDDTDGPHFNLSIDLNSCTGCGACIIACQAENNVPVVGKDEIRMSRDMYWLRIDRYYSAKQKVEVYEGLKDGLAVPELYGTAFNKEGGALNHPAENPDVIFQPVMCQHCNHAPCETVCPVAATSHGKQGQNHMAYNRCIGTRYCANNCPYKVRRFNWFTYNLNDKFDFNMNNDLGRMVLNPDVVVRTRGVMEKCSMCIQMTQATILEAKKEGRKVKAGEFQTACSKACSTGAMTFGDMNDKESEVRELYSSNRRYYLLEEIGTKPNVFYHTKVRNRVEK